The following coding sequences lie in one Elusimicrobiota bacterium genomic window:
- the lpxI gene encoding UDP-2,3-diacylglucosamine diphosphatase LpxI (LpxI, functionally equivalent to LpxH, replaces it in LPS biosynthesis in a minority of bacteria.) gives MIGLVAGNGSFPLVFIKQAKKRGEKVVAIALYDETDKSIETLADKTYWINVGQFSKLIETFKKENIKKCVMAGQVKHTKLFSVKPDLKALSLLTKLKSKTADSILSAVCDELKKEGIEFLSSAIYLSDSIAKKEILTKIKPDKSQKEDIEFGYKIAKEIAQLDIGQTVCVKDKSIVAVEAMEGTDECIKRSGKITDTFTVVKVARPKQDMRFDIPVIGLRTVETLKEANALVLAIESEKTLILEKENAIKFADNNKICLVGI, from the coding sequence ATGATTGGACTAGTTGCAGGAAATGGTAGTTTCCCATTAGTTTTTATAAAACAGGCAAAAAAAAGGGGTGAAAAAGTCGTTGCTATTGCTCTTTACGACGAGACGGATAAATCAATAGAAACACTTGCCGATAAAACCTACTGGATAAATGTCGGTCAGTTTTCCAAACTTATAGAAACCTTCAAAAAAGAAAATATCAAAAAATGTGTAATGGCAGGACAGGTAAAACATACAAAACTTTTTTCCGTCAAGCCTGACTTAAAAGCACTTTCACTTCTTACAAAACTTAAATCCAAAACTGCTGATTCAATTCTTTCTGCTGTATGTGATGAACTAAAAAAAGAAGGGATTGAGTTTTTATCTTCCGCAATTTATCTGTCTGATTCCATCGCAAAAAAAGAAATACTTACAAAAATAAAACCTGATAAATCACAGAAAGAAGATATTGAATTTGGCTATAAAATAGCAAAAGAAATTGCACAACTTGATATTGGTCAAACTGTCTGTGTAAAGGATAAATCAATCGTTGCGGTTGAGGCAATGGAAGGCACTGACGAGTGTATTAAGCGGTCAGGAAAAATCACAGATACTTTTACCGTTGTAAAGGTTGCAAGACCCAAACAGGATATGCGATTTGATATACCAGTGATTGGCTTAAGAACTGTTGAAACATTAAAAGAAGCAAACGCATTAGTTTTAGCTATTGAATCAGAAAAAACACTTATCCTGGAAAAAGAGAATGCAATAAAATTCGCAGATAATAACAAAATTTGTTTAGTTGGAATATAA